ACATATAGAATTGGTTGCAGTTTTCATGCGCCACAAGAACTCCGCTTGAACCGTCTTGTGCACAAATGCTTGGGGCTTCAGAAGGGTTACAATTGCAGGATCCATCGCCGCTCCCACCTCCGCCACCGCCACCGCCTCCGCCGCCACCGCctccgccgccaccgccgccgccgccgcctccaCTGCCACCACCACCActgccgccaccgccgccgccgccaccgccgccgccgccactaCCGCCGCCGCCactgccgccgccgccaccaccGCCTCCACCGCCACCACCGTCACATTCATTATCTTCACCATTGTCACAGATACAAATTCTATCACCACAATCAACATTTTTGGGCCAATCACATCTTCTAGTATGGGGATTATAAAGTGTATTTGGAGCACATGTCATTGGGATTGGTTTTCCGTgactacatttataaaatttgtggCAGTATTCGTGAGCAACTAAAATCCCCTCCGAACCTACGGCTGCGCATATTTCAGGTGCTTCTGCAGGATCACAGTTGCATGGACCCTGATTGTCTTCATCGCTATCATCGCCGTCATTTTCACTACTGTCTTTGCTTTCATCATCTTCGGGAATTATTCTGTCGCCGCATTCTACCTCATGCGCCCAGGCACACTCTCGCTTATACGGATTGTAAAGAGTGTGAGGAGCACATTTCATTGCGACTGGTCTGCCGTGACTACACATGTAGAAATGGTTGCAGTATTCATGAGCGACGTGGACGCCCTCAGATCCTGGAGCTTTGCAGATGCTTGGCGCTTCGCTAGGATCGCAGTTACATGGGCCTAGATCACCCTCGTCTTCGTTGTCGCCGCTATCTTCATTGTCGCCGTCATCTTCATTGTCGTTGTTTCGTAAACATTCATTCTCTTCATCTGGGACAAAGCCTCTGTCCTCACATTGCACGTTGGAGGGCCAGTCGCATGCTTCCTTTTCAATATTAAAGACAGTGCCGGGAGGACAGCAATAAGGAACAGGCTTGCCGTACGCGCATTTGTAGAACTTGTCACATCGTTCGTGGGCTATGACAATAGTTTCGATGTCCCAATTAGCGCAGATTTCGTGCGCATCACTCGGGTTACAGATGCATAGTTGTCTGTTTCCGATCAAAACTCACGCCCCTGTGCAAATGTTATTGCACAGAGCAATGTGAGTGCTGTGCCTGAAAAAAAGAGAGAAGTGATTagaaaagtgaaaaataaaattttttttgtgcCAAAGTTTGCGACTGTTGGAAATTCTTACccataataactaaaatacatttagattacggattctttaataattaaatttcgcaAAATATTGTCCTGTTttgttatctatattaaatactaaattagtGATTTTCAATATTGATTGTGAATTCATATACGAATTTCAATTGgtgcaagataaaaatatttgatgacgTCTGTGGTATAGTGGATTCAGTAGAGGTGTATAAATATCCCGAATTCAATTTTCgttacattgtgtttgttgTTTGCAAATGGATTATCTACTGTTCGAGGTTCTAGGTGATATAGTGTTTTCAATCATTCAAGATAATAGTCAATAAAAActactatattttacaaaaattacatacgACTTATATTAATAGAGTTAGGGATAAAAGCAAGACGATACTATAATGTGTATTGTTTTagatataacatacataaaatgattgtgtattgagtttaaaaaaatattattcgacAAAAATGCTTTTGTTATTACTATTGATATTATTCGAAATGTGTGTTATGAAGTGCCATTATATAGGAGAGAAGAATGGTATTCAGCCATTTAGAATGAAATGTAGAAGGAtaacattatcattattttttagaaaaaatcttgaaagttgatttaattatttttatgatgtattAGATTGGAATCCCAGATTAGGCAACACTTGTTTAAATAATACGAATGAGGAAATTACCGAATATAAGATGAGTAAGTAATAAGTGTATCGACTATCTAATCACAGCTACAATACTAAATTCATCGTTGGGTTTAACACTTTGGTATACTGTTAGTATGTTGCTAGTGTAGGAAGATGTATAAATCCACGGCGGCAgcaaaaattaataatctatACCATGTTTCCTTTAGATCCCACAGACTTCGTGAGTACAATCACGTTTACTAGCAAAGCACTCTCGATTGCCACGATTGttaaccttttaaaaaaatgtatgtatggtGTGTAAGTACGCAATAACCCCATAATTAAGGGATAAAATgacgtttttcttttattactttattagaaataatgtatttactcaaaatataatttaggagCACTTacctttcatttaataactttgTCTGTCCCTCGTATGGTATGTTGCACTCAAACTGATGAATGATCAACTGCACATTTTTTACACATTACACCGGGCTTTTAACTAATACTTATTGATTGATTATCAATGCGATTTGGATACAGAAGTGATTTAGCGGTAATTACCGAGAAATCAAAAAACATGATAACCGACAATCGACATAATAATACGCTGATTGATCAGATGTTTCTGCTACTGGGCGTTTTGAATGCAATTTACGTTTAATAAAGTTCCAACACATTTCCGTGATTCTTGGACTAAATTAAAGCGAtccgtaattaaaattaaagagttAATAATGAAGCCTTAGTAATAAAAGACAAAAGTGTGAAAGGAATTACTGTTATAGCCATACTGGTAAACTTGAATACcaaagaaatattagaaattttagaacaaaaataactcactgaattataaaatataacaataaataaattaaatgggaTGAATATTCcgtcatatatttttgtttatatgagaAACCTTTTTGTGAGCCATAAATCGAACACTTTACCTTATTCTAGTAAAATCTTaggacaatatattatataacaaaagacataaataaataatttacctaaAATTCAATATCGACCAGACGTGGTACATGGttgctacaataaaaataatacaatttactttaa
This genomic stretch from Manduca sexta isolate Smith_Timp_Sample1 chromosome 8, JHU_Msex_v1.0, whole genome shotgun sequence harbors:
- the LOC119188666 gene encoding uncharacterized protein LOC119188666 — encoded protein: MVLIGNRQLCICNPSDAHEICANWDIETIVIAHERCDKFYKCAYGKPVPYCCPPGTVFNIEKEACDWPSNVQCEDRGFVPDEENECLRNNDNEDDGDNEDSGDNEDEGDLGPCNCDPSEAPSICKAPGSEGVHVAHEYCNHFYMCSHGRPVAMKCAPHTLYNPYKRECAWAHEVECGDRIIPEDDESKDSSENDGDDSDEDNQGPCNCDPAEAPEICAAVGSEGILVAHEYCHKFYKCSHGKPIPMTCAPNTLYNPHTRRCDWPKNVDCGDRICICDNGEDNECDGGGGGGGGGGGGSGGGGSGGGGGGGGGGGGSGGGGSGGGGGGGGGGGGGGGGGGGGGGGSGDGSCNCNPSEAPSICAQDGSSGVLVAHENCNQFYMCDHGKPIAMFCANGTLYNPYIEECDWPYNVDCGDRVIPDDNEGGDGGSGSDDNESNDGNGGDDGGDGNGGGGGGGGGGGGGGGGGGGGGGGDESGDDSCNCDPSEAPSICAQDGSSGVLVAHENCNQFYMCDHGKAIAMYCANGTLYNPHIEECDWPYNVDCGDRVMPDGNEGGGGGGGGGDDASDGDNGDCQDDSSIAPEICAAPNSNGVLFAHKRCDRFYMCSGGRAVVVSCPSNMPLFNPLINACDEAANVDCGDRIIPDPDADPCPCFYSMPAVCSTPGSHGMQVPHEQCNQFYTCIHGSAVTHTCPQGLLYEPKRQVCEWPIFVSCEGRIIPAM